The following are encoded in a window of Streptococcus pasteurianus genomic DNA:
- a CDS encoding hydroxymethylglutaryl-CoA reductase, degradative gives MEKQTKSTKVNWSGFSKKAITERLEHLENNRLLSTETLNDLKENTLLSLETANQLTENVLGTFSLPFSVAPDFQVDGATFNVPMVTEEPSVVAAASFAAKIIKRSGGFKTKVHSRKMIGQVALYDVVDKAIAKETILNHSAQLLTLANEAHPSIVKRGGGARELTVEEKDEFLIVYLTVDTQEAMGANMVNTMMEALVPSLEELSGGKSLMAILSNYATQALVTTECQVDLRYLSRNKTEAQALASKFQLASKLAQVDVYRATTHNKGIFNGIDAVVLATGNDWRAIEAGANAYACKDGQYRGLATWSFDKEQQVLRGQLTLPMPIATRGGSIGLNPTVKIVHELLGHPDAQTLAKIIVSVGLAQNFAAVKALTSTGIQAGHMKLQAKSLALLAGATENEVGKVVQQLLQAPHMNLETAKTILKNLK, from the coding sequence ATGGAAAAACAAACGAAATCGACTAAAGTTAACTGGAGTGGATTCTCCAAAAAAGCAATAACTGAACGTCTTGAACATTTGGAAAATAATCGTCTTTTAAGCACTGAAACGCTTAATGACTTAAAAGAAAATACCTTGCTATCGCTTGAAACAGCCAATCAGCTAACAGAGAATGTTTTGGGAACTTTCTCTTTGCCGTTTTCAGTTGCTCCTGATTTTCAGGTTGATGGTGCTACTTTCAACGTTCCAATGGTAACTGAAGAACCTTCAGTGGTGGCGGCGGCTAGTTTTGCAGCTAAAATCATCAAACGTTCAGGTGGTTTTAAGACCAAAGTTCATTCTCGAAAAATGATTGGTCAAGTTGCCCTTTATGATGTGGTAGACAAAGCTATCGCAAAAGAAACTATCTTGAATCATTCTGCGCAGCTATTGACCTTAGCCAATGAAGCTCACCCTTCTATCGTAAAACGTGGTGGCGGCGCTAGAGAATTGACTGTGGAAGAAAAAGATGAGTTTCTGATTGTTTACTTGACGGTTGATACACAAGAAGCTATGGGAGCCAATATGGTCAACACCATGATGGAGGCTTTAGTGCCTAGTTTGGAAGAACTTTCTGGCGGAAAAAGTCTAATGGCAATTCTTTCAAACTATGCAACGCAGGCGCTGGTTACCACCGAATGTCAAGTTGACCTTCGCTACCTCAGCCGCAACAAAACAGAAGCCCAAGCATTAGCAAGTAAATTCCAACTGGCAAGCAAACTTGCTCAAGTTGATGTTTATCGTGCTACCACACATAATAAAGGGATTTTTAATGGTATAGATGCCGTTGTCTTGGCAACTGGAAATGACTGGCGAGCTATCGAAGCAGGCGCTAACGCCTATGCTTGCAAAGACGGACAATACCGTGGTTTAGCAACTTGGTCATTTGATAAAGAGCAACAAGTACTTCGCGGTCAATTAACGCTCCCAATGCCAATCGCAACACGCGGTGGTTCTATCGGACTTAACCCAACCGTTAAAATCGTTCACGAACTATTAGGGCATCCAGATGCACAAACACTTGCAAAAATCATTGTTTCTGTTGGGCTAGCACAAAATTTCGCTGCCGTGAAAGCCTTGACTTCTACTGGTATTCAGGCAGGACACATGAAATTGCAAGCCAAATCATTAGCACTTCTTGCTGGTGCCACTGAAAACGAAGTTGGCAAAGTGGTTCAACAACTCTTGCAAGCACCACATATGAATTTAGAAACTGCCAAAACAATTCTAAAAAATCTGAAATAG
- the trhA gene encoding PAQR family membrane homeostasis protein TrhA gives MNASMTMKLSKRLSFGEEVANSVTHAVGAVAMLVLLPITAIYSYQHYGIEAAVGMSIFDISLFLMFLSSTIYHSMQYDSPQKFILRIIDHSMIYIAIAGSYTPVALSLVGGWLGYVIIILQWGATIFGILYKIFAKKINERFSLFLYLLMGWLVIFIIPSIVSKTGVAFWLLMLAGGLSYTIGAIFYARKRPYDHMIWHLFILLASVLHYIAIVYYML, from the coding sequence ATGAATGCTAGCATGACTATGAAATTAAGTAAACGTCTTTCATTCGGCGAAGAAGTCGCAAATAGTGTCACTCACGCTGTTGGAGCTGTGGCAATGCTTGTCCTGCTTCCTATCACTGCCATTTATAGTTATCAACATTATGGTATAGAAGCAGCTGTCGGCATGTCTATCTTTGATATTAGCCTTTTCTTGATGTTTCTATCATCGACAATTTATCATTCTATGCAATATGATTCACCACAGAAATTCATTTTGCGGATTATCGACCACAGTATGATTTACATTGCTATTGCAGGTTCTTACACTCCTGTCGCTCTCTCTTTAGTAGGTGGCTGGCTCGGATATGTTATTATTATCTTGCAATGGGGCGCAACTATTTTTGGTATTTTATATAAAATTTTTGCCAAGAAGATTAATGAAAGATTCTCACTCTTTCTCTACTTGCTTATGGGCTGGCTAGTGATTTTCATTATTCCAAGCATTGTTAGCAAAACTGGTGTTGCTTTCTGGCTACTAATGCTTGCTGGTGGTCTTTCATATACTATCGGAGCAATCTTCTACGCTAGAAAACGTCCTTACGACCACATGATTTGGCATCTCTTCATTTTACTAGCTTCAGTGCTACATTACATTGCCATTGTTTATTACATGTTGTGA
- a CDS encoding DUF1836 domain-containing protein — translation MTISYPKWSELPDIDLYLDQVLLYVNQIGEANHQNEKGLTASMINNYVKHGHLEKPIKKKYSRKQVARLIVITSLKNVFSIQEISQTLAILTADNQSQKRYDDFVACMNGEKIDDLPPVVVSACQTLQLYYQTHQLVQELEGEKDEC, via the coding sequence ATGACAATATCTTATCCAAAATGGTCTGAATTACCAGATATAGATTTATATTTAGATCAGGTACTGCTGTATGTCAACCAAATCGGCGAAGCCAATCATCAAAACGAAAAAGGATTAACGGCTTCTATGATTAACAATTATGTTAAACATGGGCATCTCGAAAAGCCGATTAAGAAAAAATACAGTCGTAAGCAGGTGGCACGATTAATTGTCATTACAAGTTTAAAAAACGTCTTTTCCATTCAAGAAATTAGCCAAACATTGGCGATTTTAACAGCGGACAACCAATCACAAAAACGTTATGATGATTTTGTTGCTTGCATGAATGGTGAAAAGATAGACGACTTACCTCCTGTTGTCGTTTCAGCTTGTCAAACATTGCAGCTGTATTACCAAACTCACCAATTAGTTCAAGAATTAGAAGGAGAAAAAGATGAATGCTAG
- the fni gene encoding type 2 isopentenyl-diphosphate Delta-isomerase — translation MINRKDEHIKYALKYQSPYNSFDDMELIHHSLPDYDLSEIDLHTHFAERDFEFPFYINAMTGGSEKGRAVNQKLAQIAQSTGLVMVTGSYSAALKNPHDDSYPSKEEFPELLLATNIGIDKPYELGLQTIHEMQPIFLQIHVNLMQELLMPEGEREFRQWKENLADYATKMPAPVILKEVGFGMDLKTIEMAHKLGIKTVDISGRGGTSFAYIENQRGHNRSYLDEWGQSTVQTLLNAQPMIDKIEILASGGVRHPLDIVKCLVLGAKAVGLSRAILELVEKYSVEEVITIINGWKDDLRLIMCALNCKTIAELRQVDYLLYGKLNEANQKR, via the coding sequence ATGATTAATCGCAAAGATGAACACATTAAGTACGCTTTAAAATATCAATCTCCTTATAATTCTTTTGACGATATGGAGTTGATTCATCATTCTCTTCCTGATTATGATTTAAGTGAGATTGATTTGCACACCCATTTTGCGGAGCGTGATTTTGAGTTTCCTTTTTATATCAATGCCATGACGGGCGGTTCAGAAAAAGGCAGAGCTGTTAATCAAAAATTGGCTCAAATTGCACAATCAACAGGGCTTGTTATGGTTACAGGCTCCTACAGTGCTGCGCTGAAAAATCCTCATGATGATTCTTATCCTAGCAAAGAAGAATTTCCAGAGTTGCTGCTAGCGACTAATATCGGAATTGACAAACCTTATGAATTAGGGTTACAAACCATTCACGAAATGCAGCCCATTTTTCTCCAAATTCATGTCAATCTGATGCAGGAGCTTTTAATGCCAGAAGGTGAACGTGAGTTTCGCCAATGGAAAGAAAATCTCGCCGATTATGCCACAAAAATGCCAGCTCCTGTCATTCTTAAAGAAGTCGGCTTTGGCATGGATTTAAAAACAATTGAAATGGCTCACAAGTTAGGTATTAAAACTGTTGATATTTCAGGACGTGGTGGCACAAGTTTTGCCTATATTGAAAATCAACGAGGGCATAATCGTTCTTATCTCGATGAGTGGGGACAAAGCACGGTTCAAACGCTGTTGAATGCTCAGCCGATGATTGATAAGATTGAAATCTTGGCATCTGGCGGCGTTCGTCATCCTTTGGATATTGTAAAATGCTTGGTTTTAGGAGCAAAAGCGGTAGGATTATCGCGAGCAATCCTAGAACTTGTCGAAAAATATTCTGTTGAAGAAGTCATCACAATCATTAATGGCTGGAAAGACGACTTGCGCCTCATCATGTGTGCTCTGAATTGCAAAACAATTGCCGAACTTAGACAGGTAGATTATCTCCTATACGGAAAATTAAACGAAGCAAACCAAAAACGCTGA
- a CDS encoding hydroxymethylglutaryl-CoA synthase, which yields MKIGIDKIGFATSQYMLNMDDLAESRQVDPEKYSKGLLLRTLSIAPVNDDIVTLGASAADSILTNDDKEAIDMVIVATESSVDQSKAAATCIHNLLGIQPFARSIEMKEACYSATAALDYARLHVEKHPESKVLVIASDIARYGAHTSGEPTQGAGSIAMLISQDPQILLLNDNFVAQTRDIMDFWRPNYSTTPYVNGIYSTKQYLDMLKTTWAEFQKRFNTSLSDFSAFCFHLPFPKLALKGFNKIMDKTLPADLQGKLKANFESSILYSKQVGNIYTGSLFLGLLSLLENSENLVGGDNIAFFSYGSGAVAEIFTGTLVEGFKDKLKNSRLQELKQRIALSVEDYERIFFEEPVLDADGNASFANYKTGTFALKEIRGHERIYGKTNEID from the coding sequence GAACGCTTAGTATTGCACCTGTCAATGATGACATTGTAACTCTTGGTGCTTCTGCTGCTGACAGCATTCTTACTAATGATGACAAAGAAGCCATTGATATGGTTATCGTTGCGACAGAATCATCTGTTGACCAAAGTAAAGCGGCAGCAACTTGTATTCACAACCTTTTGGGAATTCAACCTTTTGCACGTAGTATCGAGATGAAAGAAGCTTGTTACAGTGCGACAGCAGCGCTTGATTACGCTCGCTTACACGTTGAAAAACACCCAGAATCAAAAGTCCTCGTTATTGCTTCTGACATTGCTCGTTACGGAGCCCACACTTCAGGGGAACCAACGCAAGGTGCTGGTAGCATTGCCATGCTTATCTCACAAGACCCACAAATTTTACTCTTAAATGATAATTTCGTTGCTCAAACACGCGACATTATGGACTTCTGGCGTCCTAATTATTCAACAACGCCTTACGTCAATGGTATTTATTCAACCAAACAATACCTTGATATGTTGAAAACGACATGGGCAGAATTTCAAAAACGCTTTAATACATCACTTTCTGATTTTTCAGCTTTCTGTTTCCACTTACCATTTCCAAAATTAGCCCTTAAAGGCTTTAATAAAATTATGGATAAAACATTGCCAGCTGATTTGCAAGGAAAACTTAAAGCTAACTTTGAAAGTTCTATCCTTTATAGTAAACAAGTCGGAAATATATACACTGGTTCACTCTTCCTTGGACTCCTTTCACTTCTTGAAAATAGTGAAAACTTGGTAGGCGGTGACAATATCGCTTTCTTCAGCTATGGAAGTGGCGCAGTTGCTGAAATTTTCACTGGAACATTGGTTGAAGGTTTCAAAGACAAACTTAAAAATAGCCGACTTCAAGAACTCAAACAACGTATTGCTCTTTCTGTTGAAGATTACGAAAGAATCTTCTTTGAAGAACCTGTTTTAGATGCTGACGGTAATGCTTCTTTTGCAAATTACAAAACTGGAACATTTGCCCTCAAAGAAATTCGTGGACACGAAAGAATTTATGGAAAAACAAACGAAATCGACTAA